AGCTCCCCCAGCACGGACGTGTCGTCCAGGACGCCGCTCTCGAAGGTGGCGGAGTGAATCTGGTAGAGGGTGAGGTGCGCTCCCAGGCGCGCGCGGCTCTCGGCGTATTGGCGGCGCAGGGCGGACAGGGAGTGGTCCTTCACCTCGTGGCGCTCGGCCTCCACGTTCCATCCGGCGGTGTACGTGTAGCCCCACTTGGAGCCCACGGTGACGCCGCCCGGCGGGATGCCCCGCGCGGCCAGCCACGAGGCCAGGAAGTCCTCCGCCCGGCCGTAGGAGCGGGCCGCGTCGAAGTAGCGCACACCCGCCGCGTACGCCGCATCGAGGACCGCATGGGCCCGGTGTTCCATCGCCTGCACGGATCGGCCGGAGCCCAGGTCCTCTGCATGGCCGAGGGTGATGTAGCCAGGACGCCCGAGGGCGGCCATCCCGAGCCCCAGCGCGGACACGGTGGGCCCGGAAGCTCCAAGGGTGTGCGGCATGTGTTTCTCCTGTCCCCTTCCTGCCAGAAAGGGGAGGGGGCAGGGGGCCCTCCTTTTGACCCCTGGTAACTTTCGGGCACCGCCGCGCGTACCCAGGGCATGAACTGGCGACTCAAGGGGTGGTGGGCTGGATTGCTCGTGGCTCCCGTGGTGGCGCTTGCCACCGGCGAGGTGAACAAGACGGAGAAGGAGTGGCGCAAGCAACTGACGCCGCAGCAATTTCACGTGTTGCGCGAGAAGGGGACCGAGCGAGCCTTCTCAGGGGCGTACTGGAATCACCACGCGGAGGGCACGTACCACTGTGCCGCCTGTGGCCAGCCCCTCTTCTCCTCGGAGGCCAAGTTTGATTCGGGCACGGGGTGGCCCAGCTACTGGCAGCCGCTCGCCTCGGGAGCGGTGAAGCTCCACGAGGACACGAGCCTGTTCATGACGCGCACGGAGGTGGTGTGTTCGCGCTGTGGGGGGCACCTGGGCCATGTCTTCGACGACGGACCTGCCCCCACGGGCCTGCGCTACTGCATCAACTCCGTGTCCCTGTCCTTCCAGAAGAAGCCCTGAGCGGACTTCAGAAGGCCCGGTTCACGGCGTAACCGCAGATGCGGTGCTCGGCCTTGTAGGTGTTCGGGCCAGGGATGCCATCGATCGGGCCGGTGTAACCGAAGCTCCGGCCCACCGTCTGGACGCGGGTCCAGTAGATGGAGCCAGGAATGCCATCGTCCTCCGCGGAGGTGCGCGGACCGCCGCGCTTGTTCAGCTCGCGGGCGGTGATTCTCACGCGAATCTTCTCCGTGTTGGAGCCCGTCACACCGTCAATGGGACCGGTGTAGCCATAGTCCCGCTGGCCGACGGTCTGAATGCGCTTGTAATAGATAGGACCGGGGACGCCGTCGAACTCCGTGTCCGTCTTGGGCAGCGAGCTGCCACCGCCGCCACCGCCGGGAGGGGCTCCGCCACCGGCAATCTTGCCGCCCGCGTAGTCCATCGACCAGCCGAGGTACCGCGCTCCCGACCTGCTGGTGTAACCCGAGATGCTGTTGATGCCGATGGCGGTTCCCCACGACTGCGACAGGTGATTCGAGGCCATGAAGACGGCCGTGCCCCCGCCGTTGAGGTCCGCGCCAACATGTCCGTCCGCCCCAATGTCCCACCAGTGGAAGGCGCCCGTGAGCGCCGTGGCGGGGTTGGTCGAGACGATCTTCGAGGCGCGGTAGGCCTCGATGGCGGACGGCCGGGCCGAGGACTCGGGCAGCTGGCCAAAGCGCCACATCAGCGAGCCGCACCACCCGGCCCACGAGCCGCCGTCCCGCGTGGGGTGGGCAGCCGCGTAAGCCCGGGCCCGGTCGTAGATCGGTGAGTTCGCCTCGGCGGTGACGGTGCCTGTCTCCACCTCGGTCTCGGCCTGGCCGGGCGTCACGCCCTCGAAGTCTCCTCCACACGAGGCAAGGACAAGACCTGCTGACAAAAGCGCGGTGGCCCACATCATCCGGTTCGAATGCATCGGCTGTCTCCTGGAGCGGAAGGTGTTCTCTTCGGGGCGCGCATGCGCGGCCGCATGTCTGTGGCGGACGCCGGACCCCAACGCACTCAGGTTGTCGGGACAAGAAGGACGGAAGTTTCCGATGAACTGGGTTTTTTCCTTCTTTTCGAGGAGACGCGAACTCACCTGTTCCGGAGCAGAAAATGGTATATGCGGAATAAGCCGCTTTCTCCCGCTTTGCTGATCAACCTCTTTCCGGCTGGCCAATCATTCATGAAGACACGAACGCCATGGATTGCCTCGCTCCTTCTCGCGTGGGGAGCCCCTGTTGTGGCGCCCGCGTCTCCGGGTGTCGTGACCGCCGACGTCCAGACCTTCTTCGCCTCGACGTACAAGGTGAACACCTTCGAGCGTCCCGCGAGCCTGAGCTCCTACTCCCTCAGTGAGTGGGCCGCAGACGGTTGGAGCGCTCCCTGGGATTTGGGGATGAGCAGCCGGACCTGGATCGATGGGGTGAACTTCAGGCACTCGGGGACCAAGTCATTACGCATCACTTACCCGGCCGGCAAGATTGGCCCCGAGAACTCCGGTGCCCAGGCGCCGTTCACGCTGATCCCCGCACGGGAGTATTATTTGTCGT
This region of Stigmatella aurantiaca genomic DNA includes:
- the msrB gene encoding peptide-methionine (R)-S-oxide reductase MsrB, whose product is MNWRLKGWWAGLLVAPVVALATGEVNKTEKEWRKQLTPQQFHVLREKGTERAFSGAYWNHHAEGTYHCAACGQPLFSSEAKFDSGTGWPSYWQPLASGAVKLHEDTSLFMTRTEVVCSRCGGHLGHVFDDGPAPTGLRYCINSVSLSFQKKP